The following proteins come from a genomic window of Coffea arabica cultivar ET-39 chromosome 11c, Coffea Arabica ET-39 HiFi, whole genome shotgun sequence:
- the LOC113692758 gene encoding pentatricopeptide repeat-containing protein At3g18110, chloroplastic isoform X1 encodes MAACAGLPTNATIASAAPLQQQISNSSIKKLPNKPSSPVSVSVSVSVSLCSCSCSCSSRCCTTRSCTTTTTEETCSNQKFSYSRASPSLRWPHLKFPETHHLQHHHSSFPQPPSPTTSAVNLVGEIKGGRAESADREEETILLRGNEEEEEEEALRWPRPTRKAAKKMTKLALKRAKDWRKRVQFLTDRILGLKPEEFVADVLDEKMVQMTPTDFCFVVKWVGQTSWQRALEVYEWLNLRHWYSPNPRMLATVLGVLGKANQEALAVEIFTRAEPGVAATVQVYNAMMGVYARNGQFTSVRQLLDLMRQRGCEPDLVSFNTLINARLKAEPLSPNLAIQLLNEVRSSKIRPDIITYNTLLSACSRDSNLEEAVKVFDDMEVNKCQPDLWTYNAMISVFARCGLPGEAERLFKDLESKGFYPDVVTYNSLLYAFAREGNVQKVDEICREMVKMGFGKDEMTLNTIIHMYGKNGQVGLALQLYRDMKTAGRNPDVVTYTVLIDSLGKANKITEAAQVMSEMLNAGVKPTVRTYSALICGYAKAGKRMNAEEMFNCMLRSGIKPDRLAYSVMLDIHLRSNETKKAMMLYREMVDDGFLPDLSLYEVMLRVLGREKKSESIEKLIKDLEELHELSPHIISSILTKGECYDFAAEMLRLAIAQGYSLDKENLLSILSSYSSSGRHLEAIELLNFLKEHPSGSDRFISEALVVIFCKANQMHAALKEYHELREFSFFSGSFTMYDALIKCCVESEHFAEASQIFSDMRFNALEPSWDIYRIMATSYCRLGFPETGHFLVDQAEARGIAVHDISTYIGLIEGYGRLKLLEKAESIVGSLKKQCSVVDRKAWNALIQAYAASGFYEKARAAFNTMMRDGPSPTVETINGLLQALIVDDRLNELYVVIQELQDMGFKISKSSIILMLDAFARAGNIFEVKKIYHGMKAAGYFPTMHLYRVMIELLCGGKQVRDVEAMVSEMQEAGFKPDISIRNSMLKLYTKIEDFKKTVQVFQQIQEAGLEADEDTYITLILMYCRDHRPEEGLSLVREMMQLGLEPNLDTYKSLIAAFCKQLMLEQAEELFERLRSGGHKLNRSFYHLMMKMYRNSGNHSKAEKLMVVMKESGVEPTIATMHLLMTSYGSSGHPMEAEKVLNDLKLTGLTLGTLPYCSVIEAYLKNGDRDIAIQKLLEMRAEGLEPNHMIWTCFIRAASMCHSTSEAIILLNAIADAGFDLPLRFLRNSSELSVLEMDRYLAELEPLEDNAAFNFVNALEDLLWAFELRATASWIFQLAIKRNIYPHDIFRVADKDWGADFRKLSAGAALVGLTLWLDHMQDASLEGVPESPKSVVLITGASDYNHVSLNSTVKAYLWEMGSPFLPCKTRSGLLVAKAHSLRMWLKDSPFCLDLELKNNSTLPETNSMQLIEGCYIRKGLVPAFKEIKERLGPVRPKMFSRLVLLPDEKRDRVIRADIEGRKKKLIKFGKARAVGRKSAQFRKRKFVRSSKPSNSGM; translated from the exons ATGGCAGCCTGCGCAGGATTGCCAACTAACGCTACTATTGCTTCAGCAGCACCATTGCAGCAGCAAATCTCCAACTCCTCCATAAAGAAGCTACCCAATAAACCTTCCTCCCCTGTTTCTGTTTCTGTTTCTGTTtctgtttctctttgctcttgCTCTTGCTCTTGCTCTTCTAGGTGTTGTACAACTAGGAGTTGTACCACTACCACCACTGAAGAAACTTGTTCGAACCAGAAATTTAGTTACAGCAGAGCCTCCCCATCCCTCAGATGGCCCCACCTCAAATTCCCAGAAACTCACCACCTCCAGCACCACCATTCCTCTTTCCCCCAACCGCCCTCTCCCACTACTTCTGCTGTAAATTTGGTAGGGGAGATCAAGGGTGGTAGAGCTGAAAGTGCTGACAGAGAAGAAGAGACAATTTTGTTGAGAGGgaatgaggaggaggaggaagaagaggcgtTGCGTTGGCCTAGGCCTACAAGGAAAGCAGCTAAGAAAATGACCAAACTGGCGTTAAAGAGGGCTAAAGATTGGCGGAAGAGGGTTCAATTCTTGACTGATAGGATTTTGGGTTTGAAGCCCGAGGAGTTTGTTGCCGACGTGCTTGATGAGAAGATGGTTCAGATGACTCCTACGGATTTTTGTTTTGTGGTCAAGTGGGTCGGGCAGACCAGTTGGCAGAGGGCACTGGAGGTCTATGAATGGCTGAATCTTCGCCATTGGTACTCCCCTAATCCCCGCATGCTTGCCACCGTGCTCGGTGTGCTTGGTAAGGCCAACCAGGAAGCGCTGGCCGTCGAGATTTTCACTCGGGCGGAGCCTGGGGTTGCTGCCACTGTCCAAGTGTATAACGCCATGATGGGTGTTTATGCCCGGAATGGGCAGTTTACTAGTGTTCGGCAGCTGCTTGACTTGATGCGCCAACGGGGCTGTGAGCCAGACCTCGTCAGTTTCAATACTCTGATCAATGCACGTTTGAAAGCTGAGCCTTTGTCGCCAAATTTGGCAATTCAACTCTTGAATGAAGTCAGGAGCTCAAAGATTCGACCTGATATCATCACTTACAACACTCTTCTCAGTGCTTGTTCACGCGACTCCAATTTGGAGGAGGCCGTGAAGGTTTTCGATGACATGGAAGTGAATAAGTGCCAGCCCGATCTTTGGACGTATAATGCCATGATTTCGGTGTTTGCCAGATGTGGACTACCTGGTGAAGCTGAACGGCTCTTCAAGGATTTGGAGTCAAAAGGGTTTTATCCTGATGTGGTCACATATAATTCTCTACTGTATGCATTTGCAAGAGAAGGTAATGTTCAGAAGGTAGACGAAATATGCAGAGAAATGGTTAAGATGGGTTTTGGAAAGGATGAGATGACTTTAAATACTATCATCCACATGTATGGGAAAAATGGTCAGGTTGGCCTCGCGTTGCAACTGTACAGAGACATGAAAACAGCAGGTCGGAATCCTGATGTAGTTACGTATACTGTTCTCATTGACTCGCTTGGAAAAGCAAATAAGATTACAGAGGCTGCACAGGTCATGTCAGAAATGCTTAATGCTGGTGTTAAGCCAACTGTCCGTACTTATAGCGCTTTAATCTGTGGCTATGCAAAAGCTGGGAAGAGAATGAATGCTGAGGAgatgtttaattgcatgcttcGTTCTGGAATCAAGCCTGATAGGTTGGCTTACTCTGTCATGTTGGACATCCATTTAAGGTCTAATGAAACCAAGAAGGCAATGATGTTGTATCGGGAAATGGTTGATGATGGATTCTTGCCAGATCTTTCCCTTTACGAGGTTATGCTCCGAGTCCTTGGtagagaaaaaaaatctgaaagtATAGAGAAATTAATTAAGGATCTGGAGGAGTTACATGAACTGAGTCCACATATAATTTCCTCTATACTTACAAAGGGTGAGTGTTATGATTTTGCTGCTGAGATGTTGAGATTAGCCATTGCACAGGGATATAGTTTGGACAAGGAGAACTTGTTATCTATCTTGAGTTCTTATAGTTCATCTGGGAGGCACTTAGAGGCAATTGAATTGCTAAATTTTCTAAAAGAGCATCCTTCTGGATCTGACAGATTCATATCTGAAGCCCTCGTTGTTATCTTCTGCAAGGCTAATCAAATGCATGCTGCTTTGAAGGAATACCATGAACTCCGTGAATTCAGTTTTTTTTCTGGAAGCTTTACCATGTATGATGCCCTCATCAAGTGCTGTGTGGAGAGTGAACACTTTGCTGAAGCTTCACAAATTTTCTCTGACATGAGATTTAATGCACTGGAGCCTTCTTGGGATATTTATAGAATCATGGCAACTAGTTATTGTAGACTTGGCTTCCCGGAGACTGGTCATTTTTTGGTTGATCAGGCTGAAGCAAGAGGCATTGCTGTTCATGACATATCCACTTATATTGGTCTGATTGAGGGTTATGGTAGGTTGAAGTTATTGGAAAAAGCAGAGAGCATTGTTGGAAGTCTAAAAAAACAATGTAGTGTAGTGGACCGGAAGGCTTGGAATGCATTAATACAAGCTTATGCTGCAAGTGGTTTCTATGAGAAAGCAAGAGCAGCATTCAATACAATGATGAGAGATGGTCCTTCCCCAACAGTAGAAACAATTAATGGCCTTCTGCAAGCATTGATAGTTGATGACAGATTGAACGAGCTTTATGTTGTAATACAGGAGCTGCAAGATATGGGCttcaaaattagtaaaagttctATTATTTTGATGCTTGATGCTTTTGCTCGAGCAGGAAACATATTTGAAGTGAAGAAGATATACCATGGAATGAAAGCTGCAGGATATTTTCCGACCATGCATCTCTACAGGGTTATGATAGAGTTGTTGTGTGGTGGAAAACAGGTAAGAGACGTTGAAGCTATGGTTTCAGAAATGCAGGAAGCGGGATTCAAGCCTGATATATCCATAAGGAATTCAATGCTGAAGTTGTACACAAAGATTGAAGATtttaagaaaacagttcaagtATTCCAGCAAATTCAAGAAGCTGGACTGGAAGCAGATGAGGATACATACATTACTCTGATACTAATGTACTGTAGGGATCATAGGCCAGAAGAGGGGCTTTCTTTGGTGCGTGAAATGATGCAGTTAGGTCTGGAACCAAATCTGGATACCTACAAAAGCTTGATTGCAGCGTTTTGTAAACAGCTGATGCTGGAACAAGCTGAGGAGCTCTTTGAACGACTCAGGTCAGGAGGGCATAAACTGAATCGTTCTTTTTATCATTTAATGATGAAGATGTACAGAAACTCTGGAAATCATTCTAAAGCTGAAAAGCTGATGGTTGTGATGAAGGAATCCGGAGTGGAACCAACCATTGCTACAATGCATTTGCTTATGACTTCTTATGGCAGCTCTGGCCACCCGATGGAAGCTGAAAAAGTTCTTAACGATTTAAAATTAACGGGTTTAACTCTTGGTACACTGCCATATTGTTCCGTCATTGAGGCTTATCTCAAGAATGGAGATCGTGATATTGCCATTCAAAAGCTCCTGGAGATGAGAGCAGAAGGTCTGGAACCAAATCACATGATATGGACTTGCTTTATTCGAGCTGCAAGTATGTGTCACAGTACTTCTGAGGCTATAATACTATTAAATGCCATTGCTGACGCTGGGTTTGATCTCCCACTAAG GTTTCTTAGAAATAGTTCAGAGTTATCGGTATTAGAGATGGATCGCTATCTTGCAGAATTAGAGCCATTGGAAGATAATGCTGCATTTAATTTTGTAAATGCTTTGGAAGACCTATTGTGGGCTTTCGAACTTCGGGCCACTGCATCATGGATTTTCCAATTGGCAATCAAGAGAAACATTTATCCGCATGACATATTCAG GGTGGCTGACAAGGACTGGGGGGCTGACTTTAGAAAGTTATCGGCTGGTGCTGCTCTTGTCGGCTTAACATTATGGCTTGACCACATGCAGGA TGCTTCATTGGAGGGTGTCCCAGAATCTCCAAAATCTGTGGTGCTGATAACAGGTGCATCAGATTACAATCATGTCTCACTGAACAGCACAGTGAAGGCATACCTATGGGAAATGGGATCTCCATTTTTGCCTTGTAAAACTCGGAGTGGTCTCCTAGTTGCAAAAGCTCATTCCTTGAGGATGTGGTTGAAGGATTCTCCATTTTGCCTGGACCTCGagttgaaaaacaactcaacccTCCCAGAGACAAACTCTATGCAGCTAATTGAAGGATGTTATATTAGAAAGGGCCTTGTTCCTGCTTTTAAGGAGATAAAGGAGAGGCTTGGCCCAGTGAGACCTAAGATGTTTTCACGGCTGGTTTTGCTGCCAGACGAGAAAAGAGATAGGGTAATCCGAGCTGATATAGAAGGGAGGAAGAAAAAGTTGATCAAATTTGGAAAAGCTAGGGCTGTTGGGAGGAAGAGTGCGCAATTCAGGAAAAGGAAGTTTGTAAGGAGTTCTAAGCCATCAAACTCGGGAATGTGA
- the LOC113692758 gene encoding pentatricopeptide repeat-containing protein At3g18110, chloroplastic isoform X2: protein MAACAGLPTNATIASAAPLQQQISNSSIKKLPNKPSSPVSVSVSVSVSLCSCSCSCSSRCCTTRSCTTTTTEETCSNQKFSYSRASPSLRWPHLKFPETHHLQHHHSSFPQPPSPTTSAVNLVGEIKGGRAESADREEETILLRGNEEEEEEEALRWPRPTRKAAKKMTKLALKRAKDWRKRVQFLTDRILGLKPEEFVADVLDEKMVQMTPTDFCFVVKWVGQTSWQRALEVYEWLNLRHWYSPNPRMLATVLGVLGKANQEALAVEIFTRAEPGVAATVQVYNAMMGVYARNGQFTSVRQLLDLMRQRGCEPDLVSFNTLINARLKAEPLSPNLAIQLLNEVRSSKIRPDIITYNTLLSACSRDSNLEEAVKVFDDMEVNKCQPDLWTYNAMISVFARCGLPGEAERLFKDLESKGFYPDVVTYNSLLYAFAREGNVQKVDEICREMVKMGFGKDEMTLNTIIHMYGKNGQVGLALQLYRDMKTAGRNPDVVTYTVLIDSLGKANKITEAAQVMSEMLNAGVKPTVRTYSALICGYAKAGKRMNAEEMFNCMLRSGIKPDRLAYSVMLDIHLRSNETKKAMMLYREMVDDGFLPDLSLYEVMLRVLGREKKSESIEKLIKDLEELHELSPHIISSILTKGECYDFAAEMLRLAIAQGYSLDKENLLSILSSYSSSGRHLEAIELLNFLKEHPSGSDRFISEALVVIFCKANQMHAALKEYHELREFSFFSGSFTMYDALIKCCVESEHFAEASQIFSDMRFNALEPSWDIYRIMATSYCRLGFPETGHFLVDQAEARGIAVHDISTYIGLIEGYGRLKLLEKAESIVGSLKKQCSVVDRKAWNALIQAYAASGFYEKARAAFNTMMRDGPSPTVETINGLLQALIVDDRLNELYVVIQELQDMGFKISKSSIILMLDAFARAGNIFEVKKIYHGMKAAGYFPTMHLYRVMIELLCGGKQVRDVEAMVSEMQEAGFKPDISIRNSMLKLYTKIEDFKKTVQVFQQIQEAGLEADEDTYITLILMYCRDHRPEEGLSLVREMMQLGLEPNLDTYKSLIAAFCKQLMLEQAEELFERLRSGGHKLNRSFYHLMMKMYRNSGNHSKAEKLMVVMKESGVEPTIATMHLLMTSYGSSGHPMEAEKVLNDLKLTGLTLGTLPYCSVIEAYLKNGDRDIAIQKLLEMRAEGLEPNHMIWTCFIRAASMCHSTSEAIILLNAIADAGFDLPLRIRAIGR, encoded by the exons ATGGCAGCCTGCGCAGGATTGCCAACTAACGCTACTATTGCTTCAGCAGCACCATTGCAGCAGCAAATCTCCAACTCCTCCATAAAGAAGCTACCCAATAAACCTTCCTCCCCTGTTTCTGTTTCTGTTTCTGTTtctgtttctctttgctcttgCTCTTGCTCTTGCTCTTCTAGGTGTTGTACAACTAGGAGTTGTACCACTACCACCACTGAAGAAACTTGTTCGAACCAGAAATTTAGTTACAGCAGAGCCTCCCCATCCCTCAGATGGCCCCACCTCAAATTCCCAGAAACTCACCACCTCCAGCACCACCATTCCTCTTTCCCCCAACCGCCCTCTCCCACTACTTCTGCTGTAAATTTGGTAGGGGAGATCAAGGGTGGTAGAGCTGAAAGTGCTGACAGAGAAGAAGAGACAATTTTGTTGAGAGGgaatgaggaggaggaggaagaagaggcgtTGCGTTGGCCTAGGCCTACAAGGAAAGCAGCTAAGAAAATGACCAAACTGGCGTTAAAGAGGGCTAAAGATTGGCGGAAGAGGGTTCAATTCTTGACTGATAGGATTTTGGGTTTGAAGCCCGAGGAGTTTGTTGCCGACGTGCTTGATGAGAAGATGGTTCAGATGACTCCTACGGATTTTTGTTTTGTGGTCAAGTGGGTCGGGCAGACCAGTTGGCAGAGGGCACTGGAGGTCTATGAATGGCTGAATCTTCGCCATTGGTACTCCCCTAATCCCCGCATGCTTGCCACCGTGCTCGGTGTGCTTGGTAAGGCCAACCAGGAAGCGCTGGCCGTCGAGATTTTCACTCGGGCGGAGCCTGGGGTTGCTGCCACTGTCCAAGTGTATAACGCCATGATGGGTGTTTATGCCCGGAATGGGCAGTTTACTAGTGTTCGGCAGCTGCTTGACTTGATGCGCCAACGGGGCTGTGAGCCAGACCTCGTCAGTTTCAATACTCTGATCAATGCACGTTTGAAAGCTGAGCCTTTGTCGCCAAATTTGGCAATTCAACTCTTGAATGAAGTCAGGAGCTCAAAGATTCGACCTGATATCATCACTTACAACACTCTTCTCAGTGCTTGTTCACGCGACTCCAATTTGGAGGAGGCCGTGAAGGTTTTCGATGACATGGAAGTGAATAAGTGCCAGCCCGATCTTTGGACGTATAATGCCATGATTTCGGTGTTTGCCAGATGTGGACTACCTGGTGAAGCTGAACGGCTCTTCAAGGATTTGGAGTCAAAAGGGTTTTATCCTGATGTGGTCACATATAATTCTCTACTGTATGCATTTGCAAGAGAAGGTAATGTTCAGAAGGTAGACGAAATATGCAGAGAAATGGTTAAGATGGGTTTTGGAAAGGATGAGATGACTTTAAATACTATCATCCACATGTATGGGAAAAATGGTCAGGTTGGCCTCGCGTTGCAACTGTACAGAGACATGAAAACAGCAGGTCGGAATCCTGATGTAGTTACGTATACTGTTCTCATTGACTCGCTTGGAAAAGCAAATAAGATTACAGAGGCTGCACAGGTCATGTCAGAAATGCTTAATGCTGGTGTTAAGCCAACTGTCCGTACTTATAGCGCTTTAATCTGTGGCTATGCAAAAGCTGGGAAGAGAATGAATGCTGAGGAgatgtttaattgcatgcttcGTTCTGGAATCAAGCCTGATAGGTTGGCTTACTCTGTCATGTTGGACATCCATTTAAGGTCTAATGAAACCAAGAAGGCAATGATGTTGTATCGGGAAATGGTTGATGATGGATTCTTGCCAGATCTTTCCCTTTACGAGGTTATGCTCCGAGTCCTTGGtagagaaaaaaaatctgaaagtATAGAGAAATTAATTAAGGATCTGGAGGAGTTACATGAACTGAGTCCACATATAATTTCCTCTATACTTACAAAGGGTGAGTGTTATGATTTTGCTGCTGAGATGTTGAGATTAGCCATTGCACAGGGATATAGTTTGGACAAGGAGAACTTGTTATCTATCTTGAGTTCTTATAGTTCATCTGGGAGGCACTTAGAGGCAATTGAATTGCTAAATTTTCTAAAAGAGCATCCTTCTGGATCTGACAGATTCATATCTGAAGCCCTCGTTGTTATCTTCTGCAAGGCTAATCAAATGCATGCTGCTTTGAAGGAATACCATGAACTCCGTGAATTCAGTTTTTTTTCTGGAAGCTTTACCATGTATGATGCCCTCATCAAGTGCTGTGTGGAGAGTGAACACTTTGCTGAAGCTTCACAAATTTTCTCTGACATGAGATTTAATGCACTGGAGCCTTCTTGGGATATTTATAGAATCATGGCAACTAGTTATTGTAGACTTGGCTTCCCGGAGACTGGTCATTTTTTGGTTGATCAGGCTGAAGCAAGAGGCATTGCTGTTCATGACATATCCACTTATATTGGTCTGATTGAGGGTTATGGTAGGTTGAAGTTATTGGAAAAAGCAGAGAGCATTGTTGGAAGTCTAAAAAAACAATGTAGTGTAGTGGACCGGAAGGCTTGGAATGCATTAATACAAGCTTATGCTGCAAGTGGTTTCTATGAGAAAGCAAGAGCAGCATTCAATACAATGATGAGAGATGGTCCTTCCCCAACAGTAGAAACAATTAATGGCCTTCTGCAAGCATTGATAGTTGATGACAGATTGAACGAGCTTTATGTTGTAATACAGGAGCTGCAAGATATGGGCttcaaaattagtaaaagttctATTATTTTGATGCTTGATGCTTTTGCTCGAGCAGGAAACATATTTGAAGTGAAGAAGATATACCATGGAATGAAAGCTGCAGGATATTTTCCGACCATGCATCTCTACAGGGTTATGATAGAGTTGTTGTGTGGTGGAAAACAGGTAAGAGACGTTGAAGCTATGGTTTCAGAAATGCAGGAAGCGGGATTCAAGCCTGATATATCCATAAGGAATTCAATGCTGAAGTTGTACACAAAGATTGAAGATtttaagaaaacagttcaagtATTCCAGCAAATTCAAGAAGCTGGACTGGAAGCAGATGAGGATACATACATTACTCTGATACTAATGTACTGTAGGGATCATAGGCCAGAAGAGGGGCTTTCTTTGGTGCGTGAAATGATGCAGTTAGGTCTGGAACCAAATCTGGATACCTACAAAAGCTTGATTGCAGCGTTTTGTAAACAGCTGATGCTGGAACAAGCTGAGGAGCTCTTTGAACGACTCAGGTCAGGAGGGCATAAACTGAATCGTTCTTTTTATCATTTAATGATGAAGATGTACAGAAACTCTGGAAATCATTCTAAAGCTGAAAAGCTGATGGTTGTGATGAAGGAATCCGGAGTGGAACCAACCATTGCTACAATGCATTTGCTTATGACTTCTTATGGCAGCTCTGGCCACCCGATGGAAGCTGAAAAAGTTCTTAACGATTTAAAATTAACGGGTTTAACTCTTGGTACACTGCCATATTGTTCCGTCATTGAGGCTTATCTCAAGAATGGAGATCGTGATATTGCCATTCAAAAGCTCCTGGAGATGAGAGCAGAAGGTCTGGAACCAAATCACATGATATGGACTTGCTTTATTCGAGCTGCAAGTATGTGTCACAGTACTTCTGAGGCTATAATACTATTAAATGCCATTGCTGACGCTGGGTTTGATCTCCCACTAAG AATTAGAGCCATTGGAAGATAA
- the LOC113716529 gene encoding 4,5-DOPA dioxygenase extradiol-like, giving the protein MGAIKETFFISHGSPMISLDDSFPARHFLLAFKERVFSQRPKGILIISAHWETSEPAVNLIPGRQDTIHDFISNFPRALYQIQYPAPSAPELAKKVKELLTASGFDQVEEDKKRGLDHGAWVPLMLMYPDADIPVCQLSVQPSRDGTYHYRMGRALAPLKDEGYLIIGSGAATHNTSLAESTSIDPCVLQFDTWLKEAILAGRYEDINQYEEKAPYAKEAHPWPEHFYPLHVAMGAAGEKWKAELIHHSWSTLTSLSYAS; this is encoded by the exons ATGGGAGCTATAAAGGAGACATTCTTCATATCACATGGATCACCAATGATATCTTTGGATGATTCATTTCCTGCAAGACATTTCTTGCTGGCTTTCAAAGAAAGGGTGTTCAGTCAGAGACCTAAAGGCATTCTGATAATTTCTGCCCATTGGGAGACCTCAGAACCAGCTGTGAATTTGATCCCTGGCCGTCAGGATACTATCCATGACTTCATCTCTAACTTCCCCAGGGCATTGTACCAG ATCCAGTATCCAGCGCCAAGTGCTCCAGAATTGGCAAAGAAGGTAAAGGAACTGTTGACTGCCTCAGGTTTTGATCAGGTAGAGGAGGATAAGAAGCGCGGTTTGGATCATGGAGCATGGGTTCCCCTCATGCTTATGTATCCCGATGCTGATATACCAGTTTGCCAGCTATCTGTCCAGCCAAGCCGGGATGGGACTTACCATTATCGAATGGGAAGAGCATTGGCCCCTCTCAAGGATGAGGGCTACCTTATAATTGGTTCAGGAGCTGCCACTCACAATACAAGTCTCGCTGAATCTACTTCGATTGATCCTTGTGTTCTGCAGTTTGACACTTGGCTCAAAGAAGCCATCCTTGCAGGAAG GTATGAGGATATTAACCAGTATGAAGAGAAGGCACCATATGCAAAAGAAGCTCATCCTTGGCCTGAACATTTTTACCCATTACATGTAGCAATGGGTGCTGCTggtgaaaaatggaaagcaGAACTTATCCATCACAGCTGGAGTACTCTTACCTCTCTCTCCTATGCTTCATAG